In Camelina sativa cultivar DH55 chromosome 16, Cs, whole genome shotgun sequence, a single window of DNA contains:
- the LOC104749703 gene encoding stress-response A/B barrel domain-containing protein UP3-like, translating to MICARIRPLISSPLAFTISTTKHSSSPTNLRLLPRRRSFSAVTAMSSSSTTQSQIIEHIVLFKAKDDADSNKITSMISNLNALASLDEVLYISAAPLHRLGSSSAFAFTHVLHSRYGSKEDLSTYAAHPDHVRVVKESVLPICDDLMAVDWIADRIPGTLAPAPGSVGKLTLLKLKEDVSDEAKSEITGVVKGLGEKFPGIDQITVGENFSPARAKGFSIASIAYFKDLSEMEAVDAQKELVNLEKDKVRDYVDSTIVVEFLVSSQTCSSL from the coding sequence atGATATGCGCAAGGATCAGACCGCTAATATCCTCACCACTAGCTTTCACTATCTCCACAACCAAACACTCCTCTTCACCAACCAATCTCCGATTACTCCCTCGCCGCCGCTCTTTCTCCGCCGTAACCgccatgtcttcttcttcaaccacacAGAGTCAGATCATAGAACACATCGTTCTTTTCAAAGCTAAAGACGACGCTGACTCCAACAAAATCACTTCCATGATCAGCAACCTCAACGCTCTCGCCTCTCTCGATGAAGTTCTTTACATCTCCGCCGCTCCTCTCCACCGTCTTGGATCCTCCTCCGCCTTCGCTTTCACTCACGTCCTCCATAGCCGTTACGGATCTAAGGAAGATCTCAGCACCTACGCTGCGCATCCTGATCACGTCCGTGTTGTTAAGGAGTCTGTGTTACCGATCTGCGATGACCTCATGGCTGTTGATTGGATCGCGGATCGTATccccggaaccctagcaccgGCTCCTGGTTCGGTTGGTAAACTCACTTTACTCAAATTGAAAGAGGATGTATCCGATGAGGCGAAATCGGAGATTACGGGAGTGGTTAAGGGGCTTGGTGAGAAGTTCCCAGGGATTGATCAGATCACTGTGGGTGAAAACTTTTCGCCGGCGAGAGCTAAAGGTTTCTCGATTGCTTCGATTGCGTATTTTAAGGATTTGAGTGAAATGGAAGCTGTGGATGCTCAGAAAGAGTTGGTGAACTTGGAAAAGGATAAGGTTCGTGATTATGTGGATTCCACCATTGTTGTTGAGTTCCTTGTTTCTTCACAGACTTGTTCTAGTCTGTAA